The sequence CATGCGCAGCCCGCCCTGTGCATGCACTTCCAGCATGTGGTCCACAACGGCCTGGAAGTCGTCCGCTTCGATCTCATAGATCGCAACAAATGGGCCATCGCCGTTGACTGGAGTCAGTCGCCGGCCCGCGGTAAAACCCTCCAGCGCTACAACTTCGGGTAGGTGAATCTCGTCATACCAGGTGTGGAACTCTACCTCGCGCTCCGGCGCGCTCGGCCACGTCTCCACATAGAGAATTCCTTTTGCCATGATGTGTCCGATCTCCACCGGAGTGGTCGAGTGAGTGTGCGTTTTCGGGCAGAAACATCGGCAGCGACATAAGCCCGGCCCAGGCCTCCCGCACCGCCACCGAGACCCGCACAGACGTGCGCTGT comes from Rhodococcus oxybenzonivorans and encodes:
- a CDS encoding DUF4286 family protein yields the protein MAKGILYVETWPSAPEREVEFHTWYDEIHLPEVVALEGFTAGRRLTPVNGDGPFVAIYEIEADDFQAVVDHMLEVHAQGGLRMSDSIQLDPEPSVRLLRQTTVYAPP